In Coriobacteriaceae bacterium, a single window of DNA contains:
- the guaA gene encoding glutamine-hydrolyzing GMP synthase, giving the protein MDQKASAKVLVLDFGAQYGQLIARRVRDLNVYSEIVPCDISADEIREMNASALILSGGPASVYAEDAPSIDPAIFDLGLPVLGFCYGHQITAVTLGGKVGHSEVGEYGRATITRTAGAKLFNSTPMEQTVWMSHRDAVSEVPEGFTVTASTDVCPVAAMECVERKIFTTQFHPEVKHSEYGQQLLSNFLFEICGLEPNWSMDNLVETMTAEFREKVGDDRVILALSGGVDSSVVAALGARAVGKQMTCVFINHGLLRKGEPEQVEEVFTKQFDVDFIHVHAEDRYAELLAGVTEPEEKRRIIGTQFWKEFFAVAQQLETDGKPVKYLAQGTIYPDIIESGARKTGGKTATIKSHHNLIPFPEGVHFDLIEPLDHFFKDEVRALGLALGLPGHIVFRQPFPGPGLAIRIIGAVDKEKLEILKNADAIVREELDAYNQRLFEQTGERNSEHSCWQYFAVLPDIKSVGVMGDERTYQRPIILRAVESSDAMTADWAKLPYDVLARISGRIVAEVPGANRVCYDITSKPPATIEWE; this is encoded by the coding sequence ATGGATCAAAAGGCTTCCGCAAAGGTCCTCGTACTCGACTTTGGTGCGCAGTACGGTCAGCTCATTGCCCGTCGTGTCCGCGACCTCAACGTGTATTCCGAGATTGTCCCCTGCGACATCTCGGCCGACGAGATTCGCGAGATGAACGCCTCCGCGCTCATCCTTTCTGGCGGCCCGGCCTCCGTGTATGCCGAGGACGCTCCGTCTATCGATCCCGCCATCTTTGACCTGGGCCTTCCCGTCCTGGGCTTTTGCTACGGCCATCAGATCACGGCCGTGACGCTCGGCGGCAAGGTCGGCCACTCCGAGGTAGGCGAGTACGGCCGCGCCACCATCACGCGTACGGCCGGCGCCAAACTCTTTAACTCCACGCCCATGGAGCAGACCGTGTGGATGAGCCACCGCGACGCCGTGTCCGAGGTGCCCGAGGGCTTTACCGTTACCGCCAGCACCGACGTATGCCCGGTTGCCGCCATGGAGTGCGTTGAGCGCAAGATTTTCACCACGCAGTTCCACCCCGAGGTCAAGCACTCCGAGTATGGCCAGCAGCTGCTGAGCAACTTCCTGTTTGAGATCTGCGGCCTGGAGCCCAACTGGAGCATGGACAACCTGGTCGAGACCATGACGGCTGAGTTCCGCGAGAAGGTCGGCGACGACCGCGTGATTCTGGCCCTGTCCGGCGGCGTCGACTCCTCCGTCGTGGCTGCGCTGGGCGCCCGCGCCGTGGGCAAGCAGATGACCTGCGTGTTCATCAACCACGGCCTGCTGCGCAAGGGCGAGCCCGAGCAGGTGGAGGAGGTCTTCACCAAGCAATTTGACGTCGACTTTATCCACGTTCATGCCGAGGACCGCTACGCCGAGCTTCTGGCCGGCGTGACCGAGCCCGAGGAGAAGCGCCGTATCATCGGTACGCAGTTCTGGAAAGAGTTCTTCGCCGTGGCGCAGCAGCTCGAGACCGACGGCAAGCCGGTCAAGTACCTGGCTCAGGGCACTATCTACCCCGACATCATCGAGTCCGGCGCTCGCAAGACGGGCGGCAAGACGGCCACTATCAAGAGCCATCACAACCTGATCCCGTTCCCCGAGGGCGTGCACTTCGACCTCATTGAGCCGCTCGACCACTTCTTTAAGGACGAGGTCCGCGCGCTTGGTCTGGCGCTGGGCCTGCCGGGTCACATCGTGTTCCGTCAGCCCTTCCCGGGCCCGGGTCTTGCCATCCGCATCATCGGTGCGGTCGACAAGGAGAAGCTCGAGATCCTCAAGAATGCCGACGCCATCGTGCGCGAGGAGCTCGACGCCTACAACCAGCGCCTGTTTGAGCAGACCGGCGAGCGCAACTCCGAGCACAGCTGCTGGCAGTATTTCGCGGTCCTGCCCGACATCAAGTCCGTTGGCGTTATGGGCGATGAACGCACCTATCAGCGCCCAATCATCCTGCGTGCCGTCGAGTCCAGCGATGCCATGACCGCCGACTGGGCCAAGCTGCCCTACGACGTGCTGGCCCGCATCTCGGGCCGCATCGTTGCCGAGGTTCCCGGCGCCAACCGCGTGTGCTACGACATCACGTCCAAGCCGCCGGCGACCATCGAATGGGAATAG
- a CDS encoding DUF3800 domain-containing protein — protein MAKELSIFVDESGDRGGKARYYLLTLVFHDQADSIAEAVTGYEAKLAWADLPNIPFHSEPLMNGHKDYEFLNIEQRKVMLAYFSSFVRKLPISYITFVYRRSQFEDPARLMERMGRDISSAMIEHLGFFQSFDDVKVYYDNGQDIVKQALDRSVGKVLSKGVVRRRKTSMTDYRLEQVADYLCTIELALVKYEAKENGETYNKFFGGIGSFKRNWLKQAHSKRI, from the coding sequence TTGGCCAAGGAACTCAGCATCTTCGTCGACGAGAGCGGCGACCGCGGCGGCAAAGCTCGCTACTACCTGCTCACACTCGTCTTTCACGACCAGGCAGACAGCATCGCCGAGGCGGTCACGGGCTATGAGGCCAAACTTGCCTGGGCCGATCTCCCTAACATTCCGTTTCACTCCGAGCCTCTCATGAACGGGCACAAGGATTATGAGTTTCTTAACATCGAGCAGCGCAAGGTGATGCTCGCCTACTTCTCCTCGTTCGTCCGCAAACTTCCCATTTCCTATATCACGTTCGTCTACCGCCGCAGCCAGTTCGAAGACCCGGCAAGGCTAATGGAGCGCATGGGGCGCGACATCTCCTCCGCCATGATTGAACACCTGGGCTTCTTCCAGTCCTTCGACGATGTGAAGGTCTATTACGACAACGGTCAGGACATTGTCAAGCAGGCGCTCGACCGCTCGGTGGGCAAGGTCCTCTCAAAAGGAGTCGTCCGACGCCGTAAAACCTCGATGACCGACTACCGCCTCGAGCAAGTGGCGGATTACCTCTGCACTATCGAACTTGCCTTGGTCAAGTACGAGGCCAAGGAGAACGGTGAGACGTACAACAAGTTCTTCGGAGGTATAGGCTCTTTCAAGAGGAACTGGCTCAAGCAAGCCCACAGCAAGCGGATATAG
- a CDS encoding helix-turn-helix domain-containing protein — translation MARTAECAAPEGNQDRDEWMTVIEMQEYMRASRNKAYDLIWSGEIDSYRLGRKLLVSRASVDAYIESRSGKK, via the coding sequence GTGGCACGCACAGCCGAATGCGCCGCGCCCGAGGGCAACCAAGATCGCGACGAATGGATGACGGTGATCGAGATGCAGGAGTACATGAGGGCGAGCCGAAACAAGGCGTACGACCTCATCTGGTCGGGAGAGATCGATTCCTACAGGCTCGGCAGGAAGCTCCTGGTTTCGAGGGCGTCCGTGGACGCCTACATCGAGTCGAGGAGCGGCAAGAAATGA
- a CDS encoding WYL domain-containing protein, which yields MSRTFTEEEISELKEAGFAASGTSRSRILSVLDLLVRFTDERTGISASEIARVIGICSERPTSENAILKDLHQISESMPMGIRMAIPGHGENVGFRAVNKPLSSEEAILISDVLGTSSFIGEGRKDKISSKVLAFSSDYDVDESVETVFVDRKAGRDTDAIFNVLHAASRAIRMNERLAFKKQVHLMNGSTVKIGPYEEDPVAIVFSFGRYYLESMHIDEGGSPSPYFYRLDDIADPVVTGKPVSDRDKVEALRTRVVADTRQRVDMFGSGTARKLFLEVSGTHAKYVYERFGHDLKFCHIDESDERNVIGYACVSAMPSPTFYRWLFGMDGAVRLAKPKGKRWVESFPNAVASDLESYIQDYEAASEGYKAALDAAISRLDSKSCRQ from the coding sequence ATGTCTAGGACATTCACCGAGGAGGAGATCTCCGAGTTAAAGGAAGCCGGATTCGCGGCGAGCGGCACATCGAGAAGCAGGATCCTGTCCGTCCTCGACCTCCTCGTCCGCTTCACCGATGAGAGGACGGGCATATCCGCATCGGAAATCGCGCGCGTCATAGGCATCTGCTCCGAGAGGCCGACGTCGGAGAACGCCATTCTCAAGGACCTGCACCAGATAAGCGAAAGCATGCCCATGGGAATCCGCATGGCGATACCTGGCCACGGCGAGAACGTCGGGTTCAGGGCCGTAAACAAACCCCTGTCATCCGAGGAGGCGATCCTCATCTCGGACGTGCTGGGGACGAGCTCCTTCATCGGCGAGGGGCGGAAGGACAAGATCTCCTCGAAGGTGCTCGCATTCTCCTCCGACTATGACGTCGACGAAAGCGTGGAGACCGTGTTCGTCGACCGCAAGGCCGGCAGGGACACCGACGCGATTTTCAACGTCCTCCATGCCGCATCCCGAGCGATCCGCATGAACGAAAGGCTCGCCTTCAAGAAGCAGGTTCACCTGATGAACGGATCGACCGTAAAGATTGGGCCGTACGAGGAGGACCCGGTGGCGATCGTGTTCAGCTTCGGCCGCTACTATCTCGAGAGCATGCATATCGACGAAGGCGGTTCCCCCAGTCCCTACTTCTACCGACTAGACGATATCGCGGACCCGGTTGTCACCGGAAAACCGGTGTCGGATCGGGATAAGGTAGAGGCGCTGAGGACGCGCGTGGTCGCGGACACGCGCCAGCGGGTCGACATGTTCGGCTCGGGCACCGCCAGAAAGCTGTTCCTGGAAGTATCCGGCACTCATGCCAAGTACGTTTACGAAAGGTTCGGCCACGACCTCAAATTCTGTCACATCGACGAGAGCGACGAAAGAAACGTCATCGGCTACGCCTGCGTCAGCGCGATGCCGTCTCCGACCTTTTACAGGTGGCTATTCGGGATGGACGGCGCGGTGAGGCTGGCGAAGCCTAAGGGGAAACGGTGGGTCGAGAGCTTCCCGAATGCCGTCGCCTCCGACCTAGAATCCTATATCCAAGATTACGAAGCAGCATCAGAGGGCTACAAAGCCGCACTGGATGCAGCTATTTCACGATTGGACTCGAAGAGCTGCCGGCAATGA
- the tet gene encoding TetM/TetW/TetO/TetS family tetracycline resistance ribosomal protection protein codes for MNIINIGILAHVDAGKTTLTESLLYASGAISEPGSVEKGTTRTDTMLLERQRGITIQAAVTSFLWRRCKVNIVDTPGHMDFLAEVYRSLAVLDGAILVISAKDGVQAQTRILFHALRKMDIPTVIFINKIDQTGVDLQGVYQSVRDKLSADIIIKQTVSLSPEIVLEENTDIEAWDAVIENNDELLEKYIAGEPISREELAREEQRRVQDASLFPVYHGSAKKGLGIQPLMDAVTGLFQPIGEQGSAALCGSVFKVEYTDCDQRLIYLRLYSGTLRLRDTVALAGREKLKITEMRIPSKGEIVRTDTAHKGEIVILPSDSVGLNDVLGDDTRLPRERWCDAPLPMLRTAITPKTAAQRERLLDALTQIADTDPLLRYEVDSITHEIILSFLGRVQLEVVSALLAEKYKIETAVKEPTVIYLERPLKAASHTIHIEVPPNPFWASIGLSVTPLPLGSGVQYESRVSLGYLNQSFQNAVMDGIRYGLEQGLCGWNVTDCKICFEYGLYYSPISTPADFRSLAPIVLEQALKESGTQLLEPYLSFTLYAPQEYLSRAYHDAPKYCATIETAQVKKDEVVFTGEIPVRCIQAYRTDLAFYTNGRSVCLTELKGYQAVVGEPVIQPRRPNSRLDKVRHMFSKIT; via the coding sequence ATGAACATTATCAATATCGGGATTCTTGCCCATGTAGACGCTGGAAAGACAACCTTGACGGAGAGCCTGCTATATGCCAGCGGAGCCATTTCAGAACCGGGGAGCGTCGAAAAAGGGACAACGAGGACGGACACCATGCTTTTGGAGCGGCAGCGTGGGATTACCATTCAAGCGGCAGTCACTTCCTTCCTGTGGCGCAGATGTAAAGTCAACATTGTGGATACGCCCGGCCACATGGATTTTTTGGCGGAGGTGTACCGCTCTTTGGCTGTTTTAGATGGGGCCATCTTGGTGATCTCCGCTAAAGATGGCGTGCAGGCCCAGACCCGTATTCTGTTCCATGCCCTGCGGAAAATGGACATTCCCACCGTTATCTTTATCAATAAGATTGACCAAACTGGCGTTGATTTGCAAGGCGTGTATCAGTCTGTTCGGGATAAGCTCTCCGCCGATATTATCATCAAGCAGACGGTGTCGCTGTCCCCGGAAATAGTCCTGGAGGAAAATACCGACATAGAAGCATGGGATGCGGTCATCGAAAATAACGATGAATTATTGGAAAAGTATATCGCAGGAGAACCAATCAGCCGGGAAGAACTTGCGCGGGAGGAACAGCGGCGGGTTCAAGACGCCTCCCTGTTCCCGGTCTATCATGGCAGCGCCAAAAAGGGCCTTGGCATTCAACCGTTGATGGATGCGGTGACAGGGCTGTTCCAACCGATTGGGGAACAGGGGAGCGCCGCCCTATGCGGCAGCGTTTTCAAGGTGGAGTATACAGATTGTGACCAGCGGCTCATCTATCTGCGGCTATACAGCGGAACGCTGCGCCTGCGGGATACGGTGGCCCTGGCCGGGAGAGAAAAGCTGAAAATCACAGAGATGCGTATTCCATCCAAAGGGGAGATTGTTCGGACAGACACCGCCCACAAGGGCGAAATTGTCATCCTTCCCAGCGACAGCGTGGGATTAAACGACGTATTGGGGGACGACACCCGGCTTCCTCGTGAAAGGTGGTGCGATGCCCCCCTCCCCATGCTGCGGACGGCGATCACGCCGAAAACGGCAGCGCAAAGAGAACGGCTGCTGGACGCTCTTACGCAAATTGCGGATACTGACCCGCTTTTGCGCTACGAGGTGGATTCCATCACCCATGAGATCATTCTTTCTTTTTTGGGCCGGGTGCAGTTGGAGGTTGTTTCCGCTTTGCTGGCAGAAAAGTACAAGATTGAAACAGCGGTGAAGGAACCTACCGTCATTTATTTAGAGCGGCCGCTCAAAGCAGCCAGCCACACTATCCATATTGAGGTGCCGCCCAACCCATTTTGGGCATCCATCGGGCTGTCTGTTACGCCGCTCCCGCTTGGCTCCGGTGTACAATACGAGAGCCGGGTTTCCCTGGGATACTTGAACCAGAGTTTTCAAAACGCTGTCATGGATGGTATCCGTTACGGGCTGGAACAAGGCTTGTGCGGCTGGAACGTAACGGACTGTAAGATTTGCTTTGAATACGGACTTTATTATAGTCCGATCAGCACGCCGGCGGACTTTCGCTCATTGGCCCCGATTGTATTGGAACAGGCATTGAAAGAATCAGGGACGCAGTTGCTGGAACCTTATCTCTCCTTCACCCTCTATGCGCCCCAGGAATACCTTTCCAGAGCTTATCATGATGCGCCGAAATACTGTGCCACCATCGAAACGGCCCAAGTAAAAAAGGATGAAGTTGTCTTTACTGGCGAGATTCCCGTCCGCTGCATACAGGCATACCGTACTGATCTGGCCTTTTACACCAACGGGCGGAGCGTATGCCTGACAGAACTGAAAGGGTATCAGGCCGTTGTCGGCGAGCCGGTCATCCAGCCCCGCCGTCCAAACAGCCGCCTGGACAAGGTGCGCCATATGTTCAGTAAGATTACTTGA
- a CDS encoding N-acetylmuramoyl-L-alanine amidase: protein MGHSILFKQCGSDRMTRRRSHAIDRIVIHYTATLASARNNAIYFSHNERQGSSARYFVGDITDEIYQSVAEGDTAWHAGNWLMNCRSVGIEAVSASEDYSEVEAGKLAWLVQTLMKRYGISEGGVIRRYDVTDKICPAPYIAAGRRAALRPRICRGAGSSDTVAAGSSGSGGSAPSGDVASLAWRVINEEFGNGEARKRALGSRYFEVQAEVNRILSAVVPAVLLRPAVARSTSTRWHAPSSTATTATARSASDGWAPTTPPCSAV from the coding sequence ATGGGGCATAGCATCCTGTTCAAGCAGTGCGGCAGCGACCGCATGACGCGCAGGCGCTCGCACGCCATCGACCGCATCGTGATCCACTACACGGCGACTCTGGCGTCGGCCCGCAACAACGCGATCTACTTCTCGCACAACGAGCGGCAGGGGTCGTCCGCCCGCTACTTCGTGGGCGACATCACCGACGAGATCTACCAGAGCGTGGCCGAGGGCGACACCGCCTGGCACGCCGGCAACTGGCTCATGAACTGCCGCAGCGTCGGCATCGAGGCCGTGAGCGCTAGCGAGGACTACAGCGAGGTCGAGGCGGGCAAGCTCGCCTGGCTCGTGCAGACCCTCATGAAGCGCTACGGCATCTCCGAGGGCGGCGTCATCCGCCGCTACGACGTGACCGACAAGATCTGCCCCGCGCCCTACATCGCCGCCGGGCGCAGGGCGGCCCTGCGCCCGCGCATCTGCCGAGGCGCCGGGTCTTCGGACACCGTGGCTGCGGGGTCTTCCGGCAGTGGCGGCTCTGCGCCCTCGGGTGACGTGGCGAGCCTGGCGTGGCGCGTCATCAACGAGGAGTTCGGCAACGGCGAGGCGCGTAAACGGGCCCTGGGCTCGCGCTACTTCGAGGTGCAGGCCGAGGTGAACCGGATTCTCTCGGCGGTGGTTCCGGCGGTTCTTCTTCGTCCGGCAGTGGCGAGGTCGACATCGACGCGCTGGCACGCACCGTCATCAACGGCGACTACGGCAACGGCGAGGAGCGCAAGCGACGGTTGGGCTCCAACTACGCCGCCGTGCAGCGCTGTGTGA
- a CDS encoding serine/threonine protein kinase: MNEEDRTMPLLSERSLESIAKMFVGDEGELFHYLSGPQIVTFFNDHFDFRDIYQGGNAPTRWRYAAGKIASVASSGRLDRFFSIVLGFKYMVSTFGCDEIEARERADKAKKRFNQVLISDELEIVGTDGEMKLVVIDSDLIPIGKGGFAEAFRQKSTGRVLKKLMPEVALDARNRHRFKREYEIMNDLSELPGVLRVFDFDESNCSYTMEAGETTLLEFMDNPLSEQVKMSIIEQIVGTMAAIHSRGYIHRDLSPTNIFLLSGQLKIADFGLGKNLNTLSSYQTTNTNNYGQWFYCSPEQLVYLKDGDKRSDVFSLGRIINFVLAGHPTKTNHRLRPLVEKATADDPSKRYQDAAEFLSAIKRRLSSIADADRETKLAEKAARGILDGEVAEWILEMTDEQLCSRVASNPAFAKTVVKFTEIDNGNAAFVMDAIDQSMTQVCKTWEDHDPFADIAKSIVLSKAPYDIKERACQTLSYVAWQINRFHAQHLIEDIITSGIDPMLEDLLNDSV; the protein is encoded by the coding sequence ATGAACGAGGAGGACAGAACGATGCCATTACTCAGCGAGCGGTCGCTCGAATCTATTGCAAAGATGTTCGTGGGCGACGAAGGAGAGCTGTTCCACTACTTGTCGGGCCCTCAAATAGTGACATTCTTCAATGACCATTTTGACTTCCGGGACATCTACCAAGGTGGCAACGCTCCTACCAGATGGAGATACGCCGCCGGAAAGATAGCCAGTGTTGCGTCGAGCGGCCGTCTCGATCGTTTTTTCTCAATCGTTCTTGGATTCAAGTATATGGTCAGTACTTTTGGCTGCGATGAAATCGAAGCCCGAGAAAGGGCGGACAAAGCGAAGAAACGGTTCAACCAAGTACTAATCTCCGACGAGCTTGAGATAGTCGGAACAGACGGCGAGATGAAGCTTGTGGTGATTGATTCGGATCTAATCCCGATCGGGAAAGGCGGCTTTGCCGAAGCGTTCAGGCAAAAGTCAACAGGCAGAGTCCTGAAAAAGCTCATGCCCGAAGTAGCCCTTGATGCAAGAAACCGCCATCGCTTCAAGCGCGAATACGAGATAATGAATGATCTTTCGGAGCTGCCAGGGGTTCTCCGTGTCTTTGATTTCGACGAGAGCAATTGCTCCTACACGATGGAGGCCGGCGAGACCACGCTACTAGAGTTCATGGACAATCCTCTATCCGAGCAAGTCAAGATGTCCATAATCGAGCAGATAGTTGGCACCATGGCTGCCATTCACTCGCGCGGATACATTCACCGAGATCTAAGCCCCACGAATATTTTTCTACTGAGCGGCCAACTGAAGATTGCCGATTTCGGGCTTGGAAAGAACTTGAACACACTTTCATCCTACCAAACCACCAACACAAACAATTATGGACAGTGGTTCTACTGTTCACCTGAACAGCTTGTCTATCTAAAAGATGGGGACAAAAGGAGCGATGTCTTTTCCTTGGGCAGGATTATCAACTTCGTGCTCGCCGGACATCCGACAAAAACGAATCATCGTCTTCGACCGCTGGTAGAAAAAGCAACCGCAGACGATCCGTCGAAAAGATACCAGGATGCGGCAGAGTTTTTGAGCGCGATAAAGCGAAGGTTGTCTTCGATAGCAGATGCGGACCGGGAAACGAAACTTGCGGAAAAGGCAGCACGGGGAATCCTCGACGGAGAGGTTGCCGAATGGATTCTCGAAATGACCGATGAGCAGCTGTGCTCACGGGTAGCGTCAAACCCCGCGTTCGCTAAAACGGTTGTCAAATTTACGGAAATCGACAACGGCAATGCGGCCTTTGTCATGGATGCTATCGACCAGAGCATGACGCAAGTCTGCAAGACATGGGAAGACCACGATCCATTTGCCGACATCGCAAAGTCGATTGTTTTAAGCAAGGCGCCATACGACATCAAGGAGCGTGCCTGCCAAACGCTTTCATATGTAGCATGGCAAATCAACCGTTTCCATGCCCAGCATCTGATTGAGGATATTATCACCAGCGGAATAGACCCGATGCTGGAAGACCTTCTCAACGACTCCGTGTAG
- a CDS encoding Msr family ABC-F type ribosomal protection protein: MELIVKAKDIFLEYAGRDILDIEELEIYPYDRIGLVGDNGAGKTSLLKILSGNLTIADADVRRFGSIALIGQLDELDLDAAQDNGEMLSRLNVAEVAQETMSGGEETRAKIASALSQHASAIFADEPTSHLDQDGIRLLVGQLKAFDGALLIVSHDRHFLDQVVDKIWELKDGGISEFWGDYSDYLRQKEEERKAQATRYEEAMRERDRLEAAIEKQRKKARQVDAKRKGAKKSNEYAGRLGHQKTTGTKQKKMHQAAKNMEKRLEALEGIEAPDSIRAVRFRQSKALELHSKFPISADDFSLSFGNCVLYDHAKFEIPLGAKVAITGGNGTGKTSLLKAIVRRADGINISPKAEIGYFEQTGYKFDARQSVISFMQNGCEYSMTEIRGILASMGIGPRDLTKDVGVLSGGEVIKLLLAKMLLGRYNILLMDEPGNYLDIKSAEALEQMMSAYAGTIVFVSHDKRLVENVADIVYEIKDTKLVKIFQRE; encoded by the coding sequence ATGGAACTCATAGTCAAAGCTAAAGACATCTTTTTGGAATATGCCGGCCGCGATATTCTGGACATCGAAGAATTGGAAATCTACCCCTACGATCGCATCGGCTTGGTAGGAGACAACGGTGCAGGCAAAACCAGCCTGCTAAAAATCCTGAGCGGCAATCTAACCATTGCGGACGCCGACGTCAGGCGCTTCGGCAGCATTGCCCTCATCGGCCAGCTCGACGAACTCGACCTTGATGCGGCTCAGGACAACGGCGAGATGCTCTCCCGTCTCAACGTCGCCGAAGTGGCGCAGGAGACGATGAGCGGCGGGGAGGAAACACGCGCCAAGATTGCCTCTGCGCTCTCCCAGCATGCAAGCGCGATCTTCGCCGACGAGCCTACGAGCCACCTCGACCAAGACGGCATCCGCCTTCTCGTCGGACAGCTCAAGGCATTTGATGGGGCCCTGCTCATCGTGAGCCATGACCGTCATTTTCTCGACCAGGTGGTAGACAAGATCTGGGAGCTCAAAGACGGCGGTATTTCCGAATTCTGGGGTGACTACTCCGACTATCTGCGACAGAAAGAAGAAGAGCGCAAAGCTCAGGCGACTCGATACGAAGAGGCAATGCGCGAGCGCGATCGCCTCGAAGCCGCCATCGAAAAACAGCGGAAAAAAGCACGGCAGGTCGACGCCAAGCGGAAGGGTGCGAAAAAAAGCAACGAGTATGCAGGTCGCTTGGGGCATCAGAAAACAACCGGCACCAAGCAGAAGAAAATGCATCAGGCAGCTAAGAACATGGAGAAGCGCCTCGAAGCGCTCGAAGGGATCGAGGCCCCAGATAGCATTCGCGCCGTGCGCTTCCGCCAGAGCAAGGCCCTGGAACTGCACAGCAAATTTCCCATCTCGGCAGATGATTTCAGCTTGAGCTTCGGCAACTGCGTGCTCTATGACCACGCGAAATTCGAGATACCGCTCGGTGCCAAAGTGGCCATCACCGGTGGCAACGGCACAGGAAAGACCAGCCTGCTGAAGGCAATCGTTCGACGCGCCGACGGTATCAACATCTCTCCCAAAGCAGAGATCGGCTACTTCGAACAGACAGGTTACAAGTTCGACGCCCGCCAGTCTGTGATCTCGTTCATGCAGAATGGTTGCGAGTACAGCATGACCGAAATTCGAGGCATCCTCGCCTCTATGGGAATCGGACCGCGCGACCTGACAAAGGACGTTGGCGTTCTCTCGGGAGGCGAAGTCATCAAGCTGCTACTCGCGAAGATGCTGCTGGGCAGATACAACATCTTGCTCATGGACGAGCCTGGAAATTACCTGGACATCAAGAGCGCCGAAGCCCTCGAGCAGATGATGAGCGCCTATGCCGGAACGATAGTGTTCGTCTCCCACGATAAGAGGCTGGTCGAGAACGTCGCAGACATTGTCTACGAAATAAAGGACACCAAGCTAGTCAAAATCTTTCAGCGCGAATAG
- a CDS encoding MFS transporter, with translation MMFETSRRRSVSLCHSWQFKICFVWGGELVSTLTSSILQMGLIWHIALTTGSSSLLSLASLAGFLPIALFGVLAGAVVDRLPLKRVLIGADLFVAAVGAALAIASLAGSLPAWSILIALFLRAAGTSFYTPASQSLTPHLAPPEHLVRLSGVMQAIQSAGYILGAALAAVIYPVAGITAMIALDVLGALFASLAVLAAQIDAGGLDEADRSSSFSNKVRELFSEISDGYKLIRGYRGLFAILWCGFVFAFAFSPLAALFPIMTLGHFGGSTGDAALVEVLFSAGMLAGSGILAATGGFRNRSLTMVAAIAGFGVVAIASGLLGPSLFADFLPASFLMGACSPLYAGTQTALMQEQIPPEYLGRVFGLYGTIMAWAMPMGLAAPSVFAHLLGAPLWSVGSGATMTLLALAMLLAPSVRNVGKKDSGQIQ, from the coding sequence ATGATGTTTGAAACCTCTCGGCGCAGGTCTGTTTCGCTGTGCCATTCATGGCAATTTAAGATTTGTTTCGTATGGGGCGGGGAGCTCGTGTCGACATTGACGAGCTCGATTCTCCAAATGGGTCTCATTTGGCATATCGCCCTCACGACAGGATCATCTTCCCTCCTCTCCCTGGCATCGTTAGCAGGCTTTCTGCCGATTGCTTTGTTCGGAGTCCTTGCGGGCGCCGTTGTCGACAGACTGCCTTTGAAGCGTGTTCTCATCGGCGCCGACCTCTTCGTTGCCGCGGTGGGCGCCGCCTTGGCGATTGCCTCGTTGGCCGGCAGCTTACCTGCGTGGTCAATACTCATCGCCCTGTTTCTCCGCGCAGCTGGCACTTCGTTCTACACGCCGGCCTCCCAATCCCTCACGCCCCATCTCGCCCCGCCAGAGCATCTCGTTCGCCTATCGGGAGTGATGCAAGCGATTCAGTCCGCCGGATACATTCTTGGCGCCGCGCTCGCGGCAGTGATTTATCCTGTGGCGGGCATTACCGCCATGATTGCCCTCGACGTGCTGGGGGCGCTTTTCGCTTCTCTAGCTGTCCTCGCCGCTCAGATAGACGCAGGAGGACTCGACGAAGCCGACCGCAGCTCGTCCTTTTCCAATAAAGTTCGAGAACTTTTCTCTGAGATTTCGGACGGCTACAAGCTGATCAGGGGATACAGGGGGCTGTTCGCCATTCTTTGGTGCGGGTTCGTCTTCGCTTTCGCGTTCTCCCCACTCGCGGCATTGTTCCCAATAATGACCTTGGGACATTTTGGCGGTAGCACGGGGGATGCTGCTTTGGTGGAGGTCCTTTTCTCCGCAGGCATGCTGGCTGGGTCCGGCATTTTGGCGGCCACGGGAGGGTTCCGCAATAGGTCGCTCACCATGGTCGCCGCAATCGCCGGCTTCGGCGTCGTCGCAATCGCATCCGGATTGCTCGGCCCGTCGCTGTTCGCCGATTTCCTACCGGCGAGCTTTCTTATGGGCGCATGCTCCCCGCTGTACGCAGGAACCCAGACTGCCCTTATGCAGGAGCAGATACCTCCTGAGTACCTAGGCCGCGTTTTTGGTCTCTATGGAACCATTATGGCGTGGGCCATGCCCATGGGCCTCGCAGCCCCCTCCGTTTTTGCGCACCTGCTCGGAGCTCCGTTGTGGTCCGTCGGTTCTGGAGCGACCATGACACTGCTTGCGTTGGCGATGCTTCTCGCTCCAAGCGTCCGAAACGTGGGGAAAAAAGATTCCGGGCAGATTCAATAG